The stretch of DNA GAAACCGACCGAAAGCCATCCGCGCGCCCGCGAGCTCGCCCGGATCCCGAGCGCGTAGAAGAAGAGGAGCGCCGCCCAGATCGCCCAGAGCTCCAAGGTTTCCCAGCCCAGCTCGCGCGTGGCGACGAGCCAGTAGAGCGCCCCCGTGGGGAGGGAAAGCACGACCAGCCGCAACATCACCGAGGGTAGTGTAGTGGCTCGTGACGAGCGAGATCACCGATCCGTTTGTAAGGATATAAGATTCACTCGACGATGTAAGGTGGCGGAAAGATGATGTCCATGTCCTGGACCATCACCGCGCTCATCCGATCGCCCATCTTCGTGGAGACGAAGCACTGTGAGGGACCCACGGGATTGACCGAGATCCACTCCGACATCGTCATTACGCCGTTCATCAGCACGTCCGAGCGGTACAAAACGTTCCCGGGCCCGATGCCGTACGTCACGTCCTGCATCTCGTCGAGACCTCCCACGTTGACGGGCAAATCGAGGTAGATCTGGGCACTGTTGCAGGTGGTGTTGGTGAAGAAGACGCGGGCCTGGGACGCGAACTCCGTCTTTCCGACGCGGAGCAACACTTTGTTGCTGCCTTCGGTCAAGACGACGTAGGGCTTGTTGTTGTCCACGCCGACGACGTCTCCGACCACGCCGTCCGTCGAGTCCCGGATGACCATCGCCGGTATCGCGATCGTACCGGAATCGTTGATTTGCGCCCGCAACGAGGGGGAAAGAAGCGCCAAGACGAGAGCCGTCATAACGAGCCCGAAAACGATCGAGATGCGGACTGCAGAGCGCGAGTACACCACGAAGAACCTCCTGCGGTTATTGCGAATGGATTCGAGAGCTCGCATTCTACATCACACGTGGCGGCGAAGTCCCTGGACTCCGTCCAAGTTCCGCGAGCGGTTCGAGTGATCGTGCCTATGGCCGGCTGGCCCACTTGTCAGGAGTAGCGCTTTCCGAGTAGGGTAACGGAAAAGATCGTCGCGCGCTGCGCGGGCTCGACCGGAGCGACTCGTGACGCACACGTCCTGCCGACTCCCCGCCGTGCGTCAGGCAGCGGTCGCGAGCGGTCGAATAGCGGAAGTCCGAAGGGGTCCATGGGAGTTCGAGAGCTCGGCCACATCGTGCTCTACGTGCGCGATCTCGAGCGAGCGCGCACGTTCTACCGCGACGTGCTCGGGTTTCGCGAGATCTTCGCCGTGCCGGCACGGGCGGCCGGCTTTTCGAGCGGAAGAACGCATCACGAGCTCCTGCTCTTCGCCGTCGGCCAGGACGCCCGTCCCATCCCCCAGGGAACGCGGGTCGGCCTGTACCATTTTGGCCTCAAAGTGGGTGACAGCGACGACGACCTGCGCGCGTTGCTCTCGAAGCTCCGGGACGCGGGCGTTACCCTCGTGGGCTCGAGCGACCACATCGTCACCCACAGCCTCTACGTTCTCGACCCCGACGGAAACGAAGTCGAGCTCTATATCGACGTGCCCGGCGTCGACTGGAGATCGGACCCCTCGATCCTGATGGCCCCACCACGCCCCCTGCGCCTGTGACCCGCGGGTCAGATTAATCCTCGAGCTCCTCGAGCCGAACACCGTGACCTTTCCGGAGGGCTTCCCGTGCCTCGGCGATGCGGCGAAGGAACTCGGGGTGATGCTCGAGCCGGTAGTCGAACCAGTCCTCTTCCGACTCGAAGCCGATGAGCACTCCGGCAGGCTGTCCATGCCGCGTGATGAGGATCTCCTCATCGGCCGCCAGGCGTAGATACTTCGAGAGGTCGTCCTTGAGCTTCGCCAGTGGCACCGCCCGTCTCGGACGTCCCTTCTCGTTCGAGCCACGCTTGCGCCGCGTCCTTGCTAACGACGGCGAGGACCTCAACCCTTTCTTCTGTGACGTCATAGAACACCCGAATATCGTCCACTCTCAACCGATACTGGGGCCGGTTGAGACCCCGGAGCCGCTTGATGCGACTCTTGCTCAACTTTGTCGGCTCATACCGCAGGTGGCGCTCGAGAGCATCTCGTAGCCGACCTCGGACGTGTGCCGGGAGGTTGCGCATCGCCTTGACCGCCCCAGGCGCCAAGACGATCTGATACATTCTGGCTAGATTCTAGCCAGAACTGTCAGGGAGGCGCAACTCGTTGGCACCTGCAACGTCCGCGATTCGAGGGCTTGCCGTTGGGCGACAGATGAGCACCCCGCCTTGCCGGCGGAGCCCATTGTGGCCAATAGTAATGCTATGTCGAAAGTCAGTCTTCTGGCCCTCACGCTCTCGCTGGCGGCGACTGCCGCAACGGCGGCATCGCGCGACGTGGGCGTCGACGCCCTTTTTCGCCAATGGGATCGCAAGGATACGCCGGGGTGTGCGCTCGGTGTGATCCAAAACGGCGAGCTCCTCTACTCGCGCGCCTACGGCATGGCGAATCTCGAGCACGACGTTCCTCTGTCGACGCGATCCGTCTTCCGAACCGGCTCGCTCGGAAAGCAGTTCACCGCCTTCGCCATACTCTTGGCCGAACAGCAGGGAAAGCTCTCGGTCGACGACGACGTGCGCTTGTACCTCCCCGAGCTTCCCGAAACCGAGCGTCCCATCACGATCCGTCATCTGATCCACCACACGAGCGGGCTCCGGGACTACTTGACCCTGATGGAACTGGCCGGCTTCCGCGACGAGGACTTCTACACCGAGCAAGACATCCTCGATCGCCTGAGCCGCCAGGAGAACCTCAACTTTGAGCCGGGAAGCGAGTACCTCTACAGCAACACCGGCTACTTTCTCCTATCGCAGATTCTGCTCCGCGCCACGGGGTCGACGCTCGCCCAGTTCGCCGCGCGCTACCTGTTCGAGCCGCTCGGGATGAGGGACACGCATTTTCACGACGACTTCCGCAAGATCGTGCCGGGGCGCGCGACCGGCTACCGCCCGCGAGAATCCGAGGACGGCTTCGAGATCGACATGACCACGCTCAACATGGTGGGGGACGGCGGCGTCTTCACGACCGTCGAGGACCTCGTTCACTGGGACCGGAACTTCTACTCCGGCGAAGTGGGGGGCGCGGAGCTCGCCCGCAAGCGTCTCGAGACCGGCCGTCTCGACGACGGCAGGGTACAGACCTACGCCTACGGGCTCACGATCGGAAGCCACCGTGGCCACCGGACGGTCTCTCACGGCGGGGCGTTCGTCGGCTTTCGAAGCGCCATGATCCAGTTCCCCGACGATCGGTTCTCGGTGTACGTGCTCTGCAATCTCGCCACGGCGCAACCGACGACGCTCGCCGAGCAGGTCGCGGACATCTTTCTCGAGCTCGAGCCGGAGCCCGAGCCCGCGGAAGTTGCGGTCGAGGCCGCTCGCTTCGAGCCCTGGACCGGCGTTTATTTCGACGAGTCGACGGGGGATCTCGCGGAGATCGTGCTGAAGGACGGTGCGCTCTACTGGCAGGAGGCGGAACGGAAGCTGAGCGCCGTCGCCCCCCCGAGATTTCGGGTCGCGAGTACCGAGCTGACGTTCGACCCGCCGCAGATGAGGGTGGAGCGCGCCGGGCAGCGGCCCTTCGCCTATCGCCGCGTCGAGACCGTTACCCCCGACGTCGCCGCCCTCGCGCGCTACGTCGGTCTCTATCACTGCCGGGAGCTCGACCTGGTGTATCGGATCGAGCTCGACGACTCCAATCAGCTCGTTCTCGACGGGCGGTCGTTTCGATCTCCCATGACGCCGGTCTTCCACGACGGCTTCCGCTGGGAGCAGGGAACACTCGTCTTCTCGCGAGGCGTGGAGAACAAGCTGCGCTCGTTCGAGCTTTCCGCCGGCCGCGCGAGAAACTTCGTTTTCGTGCGCCAGTGAAGGCTGATGAAAGAGTGCGGCCCAGCCTGCCGAGCGGTGGCCGAGACGTCTGCCGCGAGATCGGCGCGAAGCGCCGCAAAGGCCAAGCCGTGGCGGCCGATCGTCCGCAGGTCCCGCCACGGCATTGAGTAGAGAATAGAAACCGGTATGCTCCATCCGGATGCGGACATTCTCGAGGTCGACGTCGTGACCGGCCGCAAGACGGCCCTGGCTCGCGTCGTAACGAAGGCGTTGAAAGCCCTCGAGAAAGCCGGAATCCCGCACGCGGTCATTGGCGCGACCGCCCTGGGCGTTCGCGGACTGCCCAGGATGACCCGTGACCTGGACGTGGTCGTCTTGACCGAAGATAGATGCGTACGCGGCGCTCGACGCTCTGGTTGCCGCCGGCTTCCGATCGGCCACGCCCATCCGGCGCTCGGAAGAGCCCGAGCCGATGTACGTCCTCGAAAGCAAAGGCGGTATCGATGTCGACCTCTACGCCGCCGCCGGAGAGCTGGAAAGCACCGTCGTGGCCGAGGCCTCCGAGGCGTCCGTCTTGATCCTCGACGAAGAGGTCAAGATTGGGGCGTAGCGCTCAAGCTCCAATGAGCTCGTAGGGTCAGCGGAAAGCCAGCGCGCTGTGGCACGCTCGTCAACGCGGCGGCGATGACGGTCCCCGATCGCGCGTTGAACACATCCTGGCTGAGAACGACAACCGGACGATTACCGGATTGCTCGCCCCCCCCCGAGTTGGATTCAGGTCCGCCCAGCGAATATCCCCTCTCAGTATTCGGCCATTCCGGCAGATCCCGCGACACACCCGCTTCCGCGAGCTCCTTCTCGACGAGCGGATCCAGCTTGGCACACTCCCGTGCCAGTCGACTTCGCTCCAGCCGTTCGAGCTTTTCGGACACCGCCTCCTCGATCGCCTGACTCCGGTTGGGATAGAATTTTTCCTCGACAAGCCTATCCAGTCGTGCGACTGTCGCAGCGTCCAGTGAGATCGCGATCTTCGCTCGAGGCATTCCGTCTCCTTGTCGACGGTATGACGATACTTCATACCCGCCGCGCGAACAACGGGCGGTTTCATGCCCCTTTCTGCGCATTGGGCGCCGCGGTGCCAGGATTGACTCCCGAGTGTAATGACCGTAGTATTTATCTGTGCACAACGTGCACAGTTAACGTCACGGAGTAGAATCTCAGTGTCTGACAAAACGAGAGGAATCCGCCTCCAGAGCGACCTCGAGAGTGAGATCCGTCGAGAGGCAGAAGAGCGGGGCAAGTCCTGGTCGGCCATGACCAAAGAGCTTCTCGCCGAGGCCGTCCGGATGCGACGGGTTCCTGGAGTGGTTTTCGCCGATGGTCCTTCCGGAAGGCGGGCCGTCTTGGCTGGAACCGGCATCGACGTTTGGGAAGTCATTGCCGCGTGGAAAGGCGGGGGTCAGGATTCGGGGAAGCTTCGTGAGGACTTCAGCTGGCTGAGGGAAACACAACTTCGGGTTGCCCTCGCGTACTATGAGCTCTACCCGGAAGAGATCGATGTGCGACTCGAGCGCGAGCGCTCCTGGACTCCTGAACGCCTGCGAAAAGAGCTACCGTTCACAACGTCTCTGAAGGGATAACTCCCCGTCTTGAGCTTCTTGCTCGATGAGGACGTTAACCCGGCAGTTGCGACAGTTGGTCGTGGGCTTGGACTCGATGTCGTAAGCGTCCACGAAATGGATCGACGGGGCGTCGACGACCCTTCGCAGCTCGAGCTTGCCGCGGCAACGGGCCGAGTCTTCGTGACCCGAAATAGGGACGACTACATCAAGCTGACCGTGCGCTTCTACCAGATGGGCGCTCCTCATCCGGGCATCATCGTCATTCCCTACACGCTCCCCAACCGGGAGCCTGGCAGGATTGCGCGTGCTCTGAAAACGTGGCACGACGAGCACACGGTGGACGAGAGCCTTCAGTATGCCATCTTCTTTCTCGAGGAGCGGTAATCGTGGCGCGCAACCGGTAGAATACGCGTCTATGAAGAATCAGGAATCGGTTCAACGGCTCGCCGAGATGATCGGCGGCATCGTCGTTTCCCAATCGGTGTTCGCCGCCGCCGAGCTCGGCATCGCCGATCATCTGGCCAGCGGCCCTCGCTCGGCGTCC from Vicinamibacteria bacterium encodes:
- a CDS encoding VOC family protein — encoded protein: MGVRELGHIVLYVRDLERARTFYRDVLGFREIFAVPARAAGFSSGRTHHELLLFAVGQDARPIPQGTRVGLYHFGLKVGDSDDDLRALLSKLRDAGVTLVGSSDHIVTHSLYVLDPDGNEVELYIDVPGVDWRSDPSILMAPPRPLRL
- a CDS encoding type II toxin-antitoxin system prevent-host-death family antitoxin gives rise to the protein MPLAKLKDDLSKYLRLAADEEILITRHGQPAGVLIGFESEEDWFDYRLEHHPEFLRRIAEAREALRKGHGVRLEELED
- a CDS encoding type II toxin-antitoxin system RelE/ParE family toxin — protein: MYQIVLAPGAVKAMRNLPAHVRGRLRDALERHLRYEPTKLSKSRIKRLRGLNRPQYRLRVDDIRVFYDVTEERVEVLAVVSKDAAQAWLEREGTSETGGATGEAQGRPLEVSTPGGR
- a CDS encoding serine hydrolase domain-containing protein, producing the protein MSKVSLLALTLSLAATAATAASRDVGVDALFRQWDRKDTPGCALGVIQNGELLYSRAYGMANLEHDVPLSTRSVFRTGSLGKQFTAFAILLAEQQGKLSVDDDVRLYLPELPETERPITIRHLIHHTSGLRDYLTLMELAGFRDEDFYTEQDILDRLSRQENLNFEPGSEYLYSNTGYFLLSQILLRATGSTLAQFAARYLFEPLGMRDTHFHDDFRKIVPGRATGYRPRESEDGFEIDMTTLNMVGDGGVFTTVEDLVHWDRNFYSGEVGGAELARKRLETGRLDDGRVQTYAYGLTIGSHRGHRTVSHGGAFVGFRSAMIQFPDDRFSVYVLCNLATAQPTTLAEQVADIFLELEPEPEPAEVAVEAARFEPWTGVYFDESTGDLAEIVLKDGALYWQEAERKLSAVAPPRFRVASTELTFDPPQMRVERAGQRPFAYRRVETVTPDVAALARYVGLYHCRELDLVYRIELDDSNQLVLDGRSFRSPMTPVFHDGFRWEQGTLVFSRGVENKLRSFELSAGRARNFVFVRQ
- a CDS encoding DUF433 domain-containing protein, which produces MSDKTRGIRLQSDLESEIRREAEERGKSWSAMTKELLAEAVRMRRVPGVVFADGPSGRRAVLAGTGIDVWEVIAAWKGGGQDSGKLREDFSWLRETQLRVALAYYELYPEEIDVRLERERSWTPERLRKELPFTTSLKG
- a CDS encoding DUF5615 family PIN-like protein, whose protein sequence is MLDEDVNPAVATVGRGLGLDVVSVHEMDRRGVDDPSQLELAAATGRVFVTRNRDDYIKLTVRFYQMGAPHPGIIVIPYTLPNREPGRIARALKTWHDEHTVDESLQYAIFFLEER